Proteins found in one Apostichopus japonicus isolate 1M-3 chromosome 16, ASM3797524v1, whole genome shotgun sequence genomic segment:
- the LOC139982694 gene encoding splicing factor 3A subunit 1-like, which produces MPAEVAKSVEGVKESENDAPKTPAAKPMVGIIYPPPEVRNIVDKTAGFVARNGPEFEGRIRQNEISNAKFNFLNPGDPYHAYYRHKVKEFLEGKGGSDSSTTLIAKAAPPKPVPQIIEAIIPKDPPATFEFIADPPSINTFELDIVKLTAQFVARNGRQFLTNLMNKESRNYAFDFLRPQHSMFNYFTKLVEQYTKVLIPPKDLQKKLRECNSMKAVLDEVQYRVEWEKLQEKKRRKEEEAKERERVAYAQIDWHNFVVVETVDYQPNEQGQFPPPLNQEEVGNRVIAEERFEQFGEALAEEEDVEMEVEDEDEDSDSDESDESSSESDEEDGEKKKKTKTKKKKNREKKEKEKKDQEEDGDGKEDAVTREKLAEDAATPPLETKEDQNTEVQDMEEGDSDMEESDEEEEKDGEGKEENKDTTPGGKEGPPMPPPPLPPQPGEVQIRKDYDPKAPKPSAGIEKDEYLVSPITGSKIPADKMQEHMRIGLLDQRWMEQRSQNIERAKEEEVFAASGSITENLKKLAERRTDIFGEGDVETQIGKKIGEEEDPALKQKVIWDGHSASMESTTRKAQANISIEEQIEALHKAQGLLPDEEKERIGPKQTTKRREDSIHPPRAPPKPKAPPPVSKPPMHRSMPPLPPPPAPVNVVVPSGMPVLAMPVRAPMMPQQGIMVRPMMGGPPMGMPRPPPMAPPQRMLPQPPPVPFPVGGPGGPMDEPPAKRQKTEDNLIPENHFLSMHRGPISFRVSVPSLADKPEWKLNGQMMNFTLPLTDQISVLKAKIFEELGMPAGKQKLQYEGMFVKDSNSLAFYNFMPGCIVQLQVKERGGRKR; this is translated from the exons ATGCCAGCTGAAGTGGCGAAATCTGTCGAAGGGGTTAAAGAGAGTGAAAATGATGCCCCTAAGACACCTGCAGCGAAACCAATGGTTGGAATCATCTATCCTCCACCTGAAGTTCGAA ATATCGTCGACAAGACTGCCGGCTTTGTAGCCAGAAATG GTCCGGAGTTTGAAGGCCGTATCCGTCAGAACGAGATCTCCAACGCCAAATTCAACTTTCTCAACCCCGGCGATCCTTACCATGCCTACTACCGGCACAAAGTCAAGGAATTCCTGGAAGGGAAAGGGGGGAGTGATTCCTCGACGACACTCATCGCAAAG GCTGCTCCTCCAAAGCCGGTGCCACAAATAATCGAGGCGATTATTCCCAAGGATCCTCCGGCCACATTTGAGTTTATCGCGGATCCGCCGTCTATCAACACCTTTGAGCT TGACATCGTGAAGCTCACGGCGCAGTTTGTCGCGAGAAACGGAAGGCAGTTCTTGACCAACCTGATGAACAAAGAATCCCGAAACTATGCGTTTGATTTTCTTCGGCCGCAGCATAGCATGTTCAACTACTTCACAAAGTTGGTCGAGCAGTACACAAAG GTACTTATACCCCCAAAGGATCTTCAGAAGAAGCTAAGAGAATGCAACTCTATGAAAGCCGTCCTAGACGAAGTTCAGTATCGGGTGGAATGGGAGAAGCTACAGGAGAAGAAGAGGAGAAAAGAAGAGGAAGCTAAGGAGAGAGAAAGAG tCGCGTATGCTCAGATCGACTGGCACAACTTTGTCGTCGTGGAGACGGTGGACTACCAGCCCAACGAGCAAGGTCAGTTCCCGCCTCCGCTCAACCAGGAGGAAGTCGGCAACAGAGTCATCGCGGAGGAGCGTTTCGAGCAGTTTGGG GAGGCGTTGGCAGAGGAGGAAGACGTGGAGATGGAGGTGGAAGACGAAGACGAGGACTCGGACTCGGACGAATCGGACGAATCCTCCTCTGAGTCCGACGAAGAGGAcggagagaagaagaagaagacgaagacgaagaagaagaagaatagagagaagaaggagaaggaaaagAAGGATCAGGAGGAGGACGGAGACGGGAAGGAAGATGCGGTGACCCGAGAGAAACTGGCAGAAGATGCGGCCACCCCGCCTCTGGAGACAAAAGAAGACCAGAATACAGAGGTGCAAGACATGGAGGAAGGG GATTCAGACATGGAGGAGAGTgacgaggaggaggagaaggatgGCGAGGGTAAAGAAGAGAACAAAGATACGACTCCAGGAGGGAAAGAGGGTCCTCCCATGCCCCCTCCACCGCTACCCCCTCAGCCAGGAGAGGTCCAGATCAGGAAGGATTATGACCCCAAAG CTCCAAAGCCATCGGCAGGCATCGAGAAGGATGAGTACCTGGTGTCACCGATCACGGGATCCAAGATACCCGCGGACAAGATGCAGGAGCACATGAGGATAG GTCTCCTGGATCAACGTTGGATGGAGCAGCGGAGCCAGAATATCGAGAGGGCCAAGGAAGAGGAAGTGTTTGCTGCCAGCGGGTCCATCACGGAGAACCTCAAGAAGCTGGCGGAGAGGCGTACGGATATCTTTGGCGAGGGCGACGTTGAGACGCAGATCGGTAAAAAG ATCGGAGAGGAAGAGGATCCGGCCTTAAAGCAGAAGGTCATCTGGGACGGACATTCTGCGAG CATGGAGTCGACAACCAGGAAAGCCCAAGCTAACATCAGCATTGAGGAGCAGATAGAGGCGTTACATAAAGCGCAGGGTTTACT TCCGGACGAAGAGAAAGAGAGAATCGGACCGAAGCAGACCACAAAGAGGAGAGAGGACAGCATCCATCCTCCCAGGGCACCGCCCAAACCCAAGGCGCCACCCCCGGTATCCAAGCCTCCCATGCACAGAAGCATGCCGCCTCTGCCCCCACCTCCAGCCCCGGTCAACGTAGTGGTGCCCTCTGGGATGCCGGTCCTCGCGATGCCCGTCCGGGCGCCCATGATGCCACAGCAGGGCATCATGGTCCGACCCATGATGGGAGGACCAC CTATGGGAATGCCGAGGCCGCCCCCGATGGCTCCTCCACAGAGGATGCTCCCCCAACCTCCCCCCGTCCCCTTCCCCGTGGGGGGACCAGGAGGTCCTATGGATGAACCTCCAGCTAAGAGACAGAAGACGGAAGATAACTTGATCCCCGAAAATCATTTCCTGTCCATGCATCGG GGCCCTATATCCTTCCGGGTCTCGGTCCCGTCGCTGGCCGACAAGCCCGAGTGGAAGCTGAACGGACAGATGATGAACTTCACCCTGCCTCTCACGGACCAGATATCAGTACTCAAGGCCAAGATATTCGAAGAGCTCGGCATGCCCGCAGGAAAACAGAAACTGCAGTACGAG GGTATGTTTGTAAAGGATTCCAATTCCCTAGCTTTTTACAACTTCATGCCAGGCTGCATCGTACAACTTCAGGTGAAGGAGAGAGGAGGAAGAAAGAGGTAA